The DNA window AAATGGCAGGTGAGCCAATGGAAATTTATGTCAATGATAAGCTTGTTGCTATGGGAGAAGTTGTGGTTGTTAATGAAAAATTTGGAGTTCGGTTAACTGATGTAATGAGCGGAGTTGGAATGGATGAGGCTCATTCTGGAGAAAGTGTTTAAAATTTGAAAGAGGTATAAAATATGTCAATTAAAAAATATGGATTTATAGTAGCTTTGCTCCTATCAATTTATAATATAGCCTCTTCTGAGGAGAATTTTGAAAATTCTGTCCCACCAATTCAGTATCCAGAAAAAAAACGTGATGAAATGCAGGTAAGAAAAGAAATTAAAGATTCATTTATAAAAAGTGAGGATTTAAATAATACTTACCCTCAGGTCAATTCATTAAATCAAAATATAAATAATGAAGTCAAAAAAAGTAATTATAATCAAAATAATGATTTTATTAAAAAAGAAACAGAACAGCCGACGGATTTAAAAGGGCAAAAAACTTTTGATGAAATGATAGGACAAAATATTTCTAAAAAGAAAAATGAAGTTTCAAAGAAAAATATGAATGTTGCTCTTAAAGAATCAGAGCAGCCAACAAGACAGTCAGAGCTTTGGAAAGTATTTTTAATTTCTACAATATTTATCGCAATCCTTGCAATTCTTGGATACTTATTAACAAAAATTAGAAAAAAGGGGTTTTTATTTTCTAATAATAAAAATGAAAAAGTTATGGATATTGTGTCGACACTTTCTATTTCACCAAAAAGACAAGTTATGATATTAAAAATTAGAGATCAAGAAATTGTTGTTTCAAATACTGAAGCTGGAATACAATTTCTAACAGATATTAGTCTTTCTAATTCAAATAGGGGTTCCCAAGAAAGAAAGCAATATCAAATTAGTGATAAATTTTTATTACCTAAAAATAATGAAAAATCATTGACTGAAAAAACAGAAATGCAACAAGTACAAGTCGAAAAAATTAATGATAAAAAATCTGATATTTTATTAAGAGCTTTAAAAAGTATTAATTCAAATTCAGTTGGAACAAAAAAACAAGTAGCTAATGAAAATAATAAATCAGAAGCATTTCCAAAATATTTGGCTAATCAATTTGAAAGCGAAGGTAAAAAAGAAATTAAGAAAAAAGAAGAAGAGGTAGATAGTGTTGAAAATGTAACTAATTTGATTAGAGAAAAGTTACGTTCTATGAAACCTTTAAATTAATTTTTTTTCTTTTGGGAGTGGTATGAGAATTTTCATAATTCTAAATTTAATACTCATATCATTATTTTATGCAAATGGATCGAGTGCGCAAAATGCAAAAAATACTCCAGCGCAAGGAAATACTAATTCTATTGAAAAAAATTGGCAAAATGAAAATAGAAATGTGCAAAATAAACTAGATCTAAATAAAAATCCTTTACCAGTTTTTTCTATAAATATTGCTAATGGTGAAAATCAGGATGATTATGTACCTGCTTTAAAAGTCTTAGCTGTTTTAACCTTACTTACATTTGGACCAGCAATTCTTCTTTTAATGAGTGCATTTACAAGAATTTTAATAGTTTTATCTTTTTTAAGACAGGCATTAGGAACACCAACTATGCCACCAAATCAAATTCTAATAGCTTTGTCCCTTTTTTTAACCTACTTTGTGATGTCGCCTGCTATTTCTAAAATCTATGATCAGGCTATTGTGCCATATTTGCAAAAAGATATTACTACACAACAAGCGCTAGAAGTAGGCCAAAAACCTTTGCATGAATTTATGATGGCACAAGTGAAAACTGATGATCTAAAACTATTTTATCAAATGAGTAAAATGGAAAAACCAGTTACAAAAGAAGATGTACCTATGCGAATTTTAGTACCATCTTTTGTAATTAGTGAATTAAAAACAGCATTTCAAATTGGTTTTTTAGTATACTTACCTTTTATTGTTATAGATATGATTGTAAGTAGTGTCTTAATGGCTATGGGTATGATGATGTTACCTCCAACAGTAGTTAGTCTTCCATTAAAATTAATTTTATTTGTTGTTGTTGATGGATGGGGCTTACTAGCTGGATCATTAATTAAAAGTTTTAATTAGGATTAATTATGAACAATCAACAGGTAGTAGATGTTATATTATCCGTTTTATACATAACAGTTGAAATATCCCTACCATTATTAGGTGTTGCGATGATTATCGGGCTGTTAATTAGTATATTTCAAGCTGCAACTCAAATTAATGAATCAACTCTTAGCTTTTTACCTAAAATAGCAGCTATGATAGTTGTTTTAATTATTTTATCACCCTGGATGCTTCGTAAGTTAAATGATTATACTCATAGAATTTATGATAAAATTCCTGAGTATGCTAGGCAAAAGTAAAGAGAAATCATGGATATTTTGTCTGTCATAGAATTAAATCCCCAAACTTGGCCATTTCCTGTGATGGTATTTCTTCGTATCGTAACAATTTTTTTCTTTTTACCTATATTTGGCGATCAAGTTGTACCTGTACGATTACGAATAGTTCTTGGATTAGCTTTTACGTTTTTTGTTTATCCAGTAGTTTCAGAGAAAATATTTCAAAAAGAACATCTTTTGCAGTGGAGTAGTTTTACTTTAGCAATTGCTACTGTTCGTGAGGTTCTGTTCGGATTTGCAGTAGGTTTTGCTGCTAAATTAGTTTTATCAGGTGTATCGATTGCATCACATACAATTGGAATAAATATGGGTTTCCAAGTTGCCTCAATGTTTAGTCCAGGAATAAATGATCATGAATCATCATTCTCTGTTTTTAAAAATTGGTTTGCAATTCTTCTGATATTAACTTTAAACATTCATCATATATTCATTGAGGGACTATTTAAATCTTTCATTTATATCCCAATTGGACCTTCAGCAGATGCAACAAGCATTGCTAAAGTTGCTTTGAATATTGCTCAAGAAGCTTTTGTTCTTGGGTTAAGATTAGCTGCGCCTATAATGACTGTACAAATTCTTATAAATATATCTCTAGGTTTGTTAAATAGAACATTACCATCTCTTAACGTTTTTATAATAAGCTTTCCTATTAGTTTCGTCATTGCCTTAGTTGTTTTGTATTTATCTTTAACCTCTTATTTAAGCATATTAGGAAATTATGGAATGCAAAAAGAAGTGATGTGGTTTGATTCTATGCGGCGTGTTTTTATTCCAACTTCACCTCCTTAAAAGGAAAAAGTAATGGAGAGTAGAGAGGAAAAAGGCTTTCAGGATAAAACTGAAGAAGCGACCGAAGAAAAGAAAAATCAATTTCGTGAAGAAGGGAACGTTGCAAGCCCTAAAGAAGTAGTTTCTTTTGTCACATTAATTTTGTTTACTACATATTTTTATTTTTATGCCAATGACATGTTGAAAAGTTTTCGCTTAGTTTTTAATCGTTCATGGTTAGGTTTTCCTGCTTATTTTGTTGATTATTCAAGTTTAATTAAAGTTTTATATTATGCAACTTCACCCATACTACCTCATTTTTTCTTAATCATTTTTATTTGCACAATTTTTCCTTTGTTATTTGGACTTTTACTAACAAGATTTAATTGGTCTTGGAAAAAAATTAATTTTGATATTAATAGAATTAATCCATTATCAGGAATTGCTAGAATGTTTAGTGCTACTTTTTTAGTTGAATTTCTGAAAATATTGCTGAAATGTAGCATATTATCAGTCTTAATTTACTTGGTTTTAAAAAATGAAATAGGTCAATCCAGTGAAGATTATTTTTTTAGTAATATTGACTATTTAAAAGAATTAGGAAAATCAATTTTTCATTTGCTTTTATTAATGTGTATTGCCGGAGTTGTTATTGGCATTGCAGATTTTTCATACAATCTTTGGAAATTAAATAATGATATGAAAATGACTAAACAAGAAGTTAAAGAAGAAGTTAAAAAACATGAAGGAGATCCTCTTTTAAGATCGCAAAGAAAAAGAATGGCTAGAGATTTAGTTATGCGTAAAAGTTTGAAAGATGTTCCAAAAGCAACTTTTATCGTAACAAATCCTGAACATTTTTCTGTAGCAGTAAGGTATGTAAAAGGAATGAATGCTCCTATAGTTATTGCCAAAGGTCAAGATTTAATTGCATTTAAAATCAGAGAAATAGCAAAACAACATGACATAATGATTGTTGAAAATAAACCCTTAGCACGTACTTTATATAAAACAGTTAAAGTTGGGCAAGAAATTCCTCAATCCCTTTATCAATCAGTTATTGAAGTAATTAAATATATTTATCAAATGCGAGGCAAGAAATATTTTGATCGCTTTTAAAGGATGATTTATGGCTAAAGCAAATTCAAATATTTCAGAAATAGGTAGTTTTAAATCAAGCAATTTTTTAGCAAGAAGCCCTGATTTAATTATGGCTTCAATCATTGTTGGTACTGTACTAATGATGATATTTCCATTGCCTGCATTCTTTATTGATTTTCTATTAGCAATCAGTATTTCTTCTGCATTAATTATTTTGATGGTCAGTATCTATATCACAAAACCATTAGAATTTGGTGTTTTTCCAACGTTATTATTGATTACAACCTTATTTAGACTTTCTTTGAATGTTGCTACAACACGAAATATTTTACTGCATGGTGCTGAAGGAGATGTCGCAAATTTAGTTGTCGCATTTGGAAAAGTAGTTGTTGGAGGTAATTTTGCAGTTGGTTTTGTAATATTTATAATTCTAATGGTTATTAATTTTATTGTTATTACAAAAGGTGCTGGAAGAGTTGCTGAAGTAGCAGCTCGATTTACTTTGGATGCAATGCCAGGAAAACAAATGGCTATTGATGCGGAATTAAATGCCGGACATATCAATGCAGAAGAAGCTAAAAAAAGAAGAAAAGCGGTTGAAAATGAGGCTGATTTTTATGGTGCAATGGATGGTGCAAGTAAATTTGTGCGTGGAGATGCAATAGCTGGAATAATAATTACATTAGTTAATATTATTGTTGGTTTTGGTATTGGTGTATTAATGCATTCTCTTACACCAAGCGATGCAGCTGCTAAATTTACTTTATTTGCAGTAGGGGATGGTTTGATTAGCGCAATTCCAGCCCTAATGATTTCAACTGCTGCGGGTATAATAGTAACGAGAGCAACAAGTGAAGGAAATTTAGGATCTGAAGTTCTAAAACAAGTTCGTATCCATCCAAAAGCATTTTACATAGCAGCTGGTTTAATTTTTTTCCTAGCAATTATACCAGGATTCCCAAAAATTCCATTTTTCGTTCTTTCAGGATTACTCATTTTTTTAGGAAGAATGTCTGCACAATGGATAAAAGAAAAAAAACTTTCAGAAGAAAATTTAAAAGAAACAGATGAAAGAAAAAAGGATGAAAAAGAAAGTAGTAGTTTAGATAATTTAATGCGTGTTGATATGTTAGCTGTAGAAGTTGGTCATG is part of the Pigmentibacter ruber genome and encodes:
- a CDS encoding flagellar biosynthetic protein FliO, with the translated sequence MSIKKYGFIVALLLSIYNIASSEENFENSVPPIQYPEKKRDEMQVRKEIKDSFIKSEDLNNTYPQVNSLNQNINNEVKKSNYNQNNDFIKKETEQPTDLKGQKTFDEMIGQNISKKKNEVSKKNMNVALKESEQPTRQSELWKVFLISTIFIAILAILGYLLTKIRKKGFLFSNNKNEKVMDIVSTLSISPKRQVMILKIRDQEIVVSNTEAGIQFLTDISLSNSNRGSQERKQYQISDKFLLPKNNEKSLTEKTEMQQVQVEKINDKKSDILLRALKSINSNSVGTKKQVANENNKSEAFPKYLANQFESEGKKEIKKKEEEVDSVENVTNLIREKLRSMKPLN
- the fliP gene encoding flagellar type III secretion system pore protein FliP (The bacterial flagellar biogenesis protein FliP forms a type III secretion system (T3SS)-type pore required for flagellar assembly.) gives rise to the protein MRIFIILNLILISLFYANGSSAQNAKNTPAQGNTNSIEKNWQNENRNVQNKLDLNKNPLPVFSINIANGENQDDYVPALKVLAVLTLLTFGPAILLLMSAFTRILIVLSFLRQALGTPTMPPNQILIALSLFLTYFVMSPAISKIYDQAIVPYLQKDITTQQALEVGQKPLHEFMMAQVKTDDLKLFYQMSKMEKPVTKEDVPMRILVPSFVISELKTAFQIGFLVYLPFIVIDMIVSSVLMAMGMMMLPPTVVSLPLKLILFVVVDGWGLLAGSLIKSFN
- the fliQ gene encoding flagellar biosynthesis protein FliQ → MNNQQVVDVILSVLYITVEISLPLLGVAMIIGLLISIFQAATQINESTLSFLPKIAAMIVVLIILSPWMLRKLNDYTHRIYDKIPEYARQK
- a CDS encoding flagellar biosynthetic protein FliR; its protein translation is MDILSVIELNPQTWPFPVMVFLRIVTIFFFLPIFGDQVVPVRLRIVLGLAFTFFVYPVVSEKIFQKEHLLQWSSFTLAIATVREVLFGFAVGFAAKLVLSGVSIASHTIGINMGFQVASMFSPGINDHESSFSVFKNWFAILLILTLNIHHIFIEGLFKSFIYIPIGPSADATSIAKVALNIAQEAFVLGLRLAAPIMTVQILINISLGLLNRTLPSLNVFIISFPISFVIALVVLYLSLTSYLSILGNYGMQKEVMWFDSMRRVFIPTSPP
- a CDS encoding EscU/YscU/HrcU family type III secretion system export apparatus switch protein gives rise to the protein MESREEKGFQDKTEEATEEKKNQFREEGNVASPKEVVSFVTLILFTTYFYFYANDMLKSFRLVFNRSWLGFPAYFVDYSSLIKVLYYATSPILPHFFLIIFICTIFPLLFGLLLTRFNWSWKKINFDINRINPLSGIARMFSATFLVEFLKILLKCSILSVLIYLVLKNEIGQSSEDYFFSNIDYLKELGKSIFHLLLLMCIAGVVIGIADFSYNLWKLNNDMKMTKQEVKEEVKKHEGDPLLRSQRKRMARDLVMRKSLKDVPKATFIVTNPEHFSVAVRYVKGMNAPIVIAKGQDLIAFKIREIAKQHDIMIVENKPLARTLYKTVKVGQEIPQSLYQSVIEVIKYIYQMRGKKYFDRF
- the flhA gene encoding flagellar biosynthesis protein FlhA, yielding MAKANSNISEIGSFKSSNFLARSPDLIMASIIVGTVLMMIFPLPAFFIDFLLAISISSALIILMVSIYITKPLEFGVFPTLLLITTLFRLSLNVATTRNILLHGAEGDVANLVVAFGKVVVGGNFAVGFVIFIILMVINFIVITKGAGRVAEVAARFTLDAMPGKQMAIDAELNAGHINAEEAKKRRKAVENEADFYGAMDGASKFVRGDAIAGIIITLVNIIVGFGIGVLMHSLTPSDAAAKFTLFAVGDGLISAIPALMISTAAGIIVTRATSEGNLGSEVLKQVRIHPKAFYIAAGLIFFLAIIPGFPKIPFFVLSGLLIFLGRMSAQWIKEKKLSEENLKETDERKKDEKESSSLDNLMRVDMLAVEVGHGLVPLIDPAQDGEIVDRIQGIRKQFAQEMGIIIPQVQLRDNLQLEPGGYQILLKSNKVAAGNLMVDYFLAMDPGGVELPIGGEVTKDPVYGLPAIWVHKRDKEEAVFRGYTVVNCSTVVATNITKVLKEHAAELITRQDVQYLIDKLKETNPKVVEEVMQSDRLTLGEVVKVMQNLLREDVSVRDILTLFECLADHCRIIKNPDVLSELCRKSFGRNIVQKYINDKDELVVVTFDRLIEDILSGGLVTTENGSTYLNLDAKNAQEILQKLLKGIQIFDKEGSQPVLLISARMRQAFQKLVSRYIPQLIVLSYDEIPHDINIRNLELIT